The genomic region TTTACGCTGAAGATCGTTAGTAAATTTTTTCTGAATCAAATCGGCTAAGAGAATACTCTGGTTAAGATATTCCTCCTGCATTAAAGTCATCCCTATAAAAGATTCGGGAGAATTAGGATCAAAACCATTATAGGTTACTTTATAATCCTCTTCCATATAGATTACCGAATTTTCCCGTTTGGCAACCTCAAAATTGGTTTCATTTCTATTAAGACCCAATACAAAAGTTTCGGTCCCAGAAGCCTGAGAACTATGCGAATTACAATGTACAGAAACAAACAAATCGGCTTCGGCATCATTTGCGATCTGGCCACGTTCCATTAAAGGAATAAAAACATCTGTATTTCTGGTATAGACTACTTTTATACCTCTACGCTCCAGTTCTTTTCCTACTTTTAAAACTATACTTAAGGCAATGTCTTTTTCCCGGTATCCGTTTCCAACATTCCCGGGATCCTTACCGCCATGCCCCGCGTCTAATACAACTACAAATGGATCTGTAGGCACAGGTTTTTCTGCAGCAAAAAGTTGCTGATTAAAAACTAAAAAAAAAGATAATACTAAAAGATAAAGTACATTCGTTCTCATAAATAAGTAACGCTAATTCTTGGGTGAATATTTTAATTACTATTTTCGCGCAATCACAAAAGTTAGCTAAAAAAATATATGTAATTTTGGAAACTCAAAAAGTAAGCCATTCTTTACAAAAATAGTACTTAAAGCATTGCGAACAAATATACCTAATATACTTTTTTGCTGTATTTTTCTATTGTTCTCTGGTATGTTTTTACAGGCTCAGGAACTAGAACAAAATCAAAGTATTAGAATAGATCTTAAAAAAGATTCACTCGTAATGGTGAGTAATTTACCATTGGCCGAGATGGTTAGAACCCAGGATAGTATTCTTGGCCTTTTTGAAAGAGATACTTTAAAGCAGCCCCGCCAAAATCGCATGATTACCGATGTTGTTACCTATAAGGCAACAGATTATATGCGTCTTAGCAATCGCGAGAAAAAAATGTACCTGTATAACGAAGCTCAGGTTATTTATCAGGATATGACCATTGATGCCGGTTATATAATAATCGACAATGAAAGAAATGAAGTCTATGCTTATGGTATCACCGATTCTACCGGCACGTATACCCAAACTCCCGTTTTTACACAAGGTGGTAAAACAGTAGAACCCGATTCTATCCGCTTTAATTTTGATACAGAACGGGCACTGGTATATAACTCCAGGACACAGGAAGCTTCTTTTAATGTGAAGGGACAGGTAACGAAGCGGGAAAACGACTCGGTTTATTTTATGAAGAATGTGCGTTTTACAACTTCAGAAAATGTAGATGATCCTGAATATTACTTTTATGCCAGGAAGATTAAATTTGTTCCGGATAAGAAGATTGTCTCTGGACTGGTAAATATGTATATCGCAGATATTCCTACACCTCTTGGTTTGCCTTTTGGATATTTTCCGCTTACTGAGGAACGTACTTCCGGTTTTATCATACCGTCTTTTGGGGATAGCCAACAGGGTTATTTTTTACAAAACGGTGGATATTATTTTGCATTAAGCGATTATGCAGATCTTTTGGCTGTGGGGGATTACTACACTAATGGTAGTTATGCCATGCGTTTAGAATCCAGTTATACCAAAAGATATAAGTTTAGAGGAAATTTTAGCTTTAGATACGAAAGGCAATATAACAGCGAAAGGGGTTTTCCAGATTTTTCAGAAAGTTCGGTATACAATATTAGATGGTCCCATAGCCAGGATTCAAAGGCCAGCCCATCTTCAAGATTTTCGGCTTCAGTAAACCTGGGAAGTAGTAATTACTATCAACAGTCTGTAAACCAGAGCAACACCGCAAACTTTTTAAATAATACGCTTAGTTCTTCAGTATCATATAGCAAAACATTTGAGACTACTCCAGGCATAAACTTTAGTCTTACCGCCACCCATAGCCAGAATACCAACACCGGCGAAATCAATATGACGCTGCCTACATTACAGGCCAGTATAGACAGGATTTATCCATTTGCTCCAGCAGGAGGTTCTAAGAGAGGGATCATTCAAAATATCAACCTTCAGTATAATTTGCGGGCAGAAAACAGGTTTAAAACTACAGATGAACTTTTCTTTCAGCCCGAAATGTTTCAAGATGCCATACTGGGCGCACAGCATAGCATCCCGCTTGCCACAAACTTTAAGATCCTGAAATATTTCAGTGTAAGCGCAAGTACTAATTTTGAAGAAAACTGGGTATTTAAAACCTATGAAAAATCTTTTGATCAGGCAACTAATGCGGTTGTCACAGACACTATAAGTGGTTTTGATGCTTACCGTACTTACAACTTTAATACGAGCATAGGTACTACGCTATATGGTCGTAAAGATTTTAGCAAAGACAGTAAAATACAGGCTATTCGCCATGTAATGCGACCTTCCATAAGTTATGGAATTAATCCCGCATTCGATCAGTATTACGATACCTACGAGCGTACTTCCTTAACAGACGGCGTTACTGAACTAGTAGAATATTCGCGCTTTACAGGAACGCTATATGGCGCGCCAAATCAAAATTATTCCAGCTCTATAGGTTTAAGTATAAGCAACACTTTAGAGGCTAAAGTAAGGGATAAAGACAGTACCGCTACCGAGCCGAAAAAAATTAAACTATTAAACAATTTTAGCTTAAGTACCTCTTATAATCTCGCAGCCGATTCGGTTAAGCTGGCCCCTATTTCGGTTCGTGGTGGTATCCCAATTATTCAAAACAAACTGGATATCAATTTTACCGGTAACCTGGATCCTTATGCTCTTAATAACAGTAACCAGCGTATCGATAAACTAAATATCGCTAATGGAGGTAGTTTATTTAGACTTACAAATGCGAACGTGAGTTTTGGATATTCATTTTCCAGCAAGGATTTTTCGGATAAGGATAATGAAAATGAAGATGAGATTGAAAATGAATCGTACCGAAATGGTGGACGTAAAGATGATCTTTTCGGAAAAAACACCGACTTAGATGGCAATCTTTATGAGGATGAAGATCCTTTTGAAGGTAAGGAGGATAAAAAAAATAAGGAATGGTATAACTACAAAATACCCTGGGACATACGTCTGTCCTATACCATGACCTACAGCAACCAAAGAAGGCAAAGCGAAATCACTTCGCATTCCATTATGTTTTCAGGAGATGTTGAATTATCTCCAAAATGGGCCGTTGGAGCTTCTTCAGGATTCGATATCAGGGAGCGCGGCTTTACCTATACGCAATTTAGGTTTCAGAGAGATTTAGATAGTTGGCGAATGAGTTTTAGCTGGGTACCATTTAGTGCACGTAGATCATGGAATTTCTTTATTGGTATAAAAGCTTCTATGCTTAGTGATATTAAATATGACAAACGTAGACAACCAACAAGAGCCATAGGAAGAAACTAAACCAAATACATTTTATCATGAAAAAAGAAGTAATTAAAACCGATAAAGCCCCTGCTCCTATTGGACCCTATAATCAGGCGGTAAAAACCGGAAATATGGTATTTATTTCGGGTCAAATTGCTATCAATCCGTCTAGCGGCGAATTAGAAACCGGCGATTTGGAAACTGAAACCAAACTTGTTATGGAAAATTTAAAAGCCATACTTGCCGAAGCTAATTGCACTTTTGAAAACGTGATAAAAACATCGATTTTTATAAGTGATATGAATAATTTTGGAAAGATCAATGAGATCTACGGAACTTACTTTCGGGCAGACACTGCTCCAGCAAGAGAGACAGTTGAAGTTGCTAATCTTCCAAAATTTGTAAATGTAGAGATTAGTGCGATTGCGGTGATCGACTAATTATCGAACCGGAGATTAAAAAAGTCATTTTTATATATCGGCTCTAAGTGATTCCTAATTTAGTGATTACTTAAAGCCGATTTTCGCTATTCTCAAACCTCTTTTTTAAAAGTCTCTTTTAGCTTATTAAAACCATTCTTCAACTAAAAAATAAGTTTGAGATAAGTGACAATCAAATAAAAAACCTCGAATACCAATTCGAGGTTTTTAATCTTAATTATTTTCGAAGTATACTTTCGATCTTTTCTAATTCTGCCGAAGAAAATTCCAGATGATCTAAAGCCGCTATATTATCTTCCAGTTGTTTTACTTTACTTACGCCTACCAAAACCGAAGTCACTCTTTCGTCTTTTAACAACCAGGCTACCGCCATTTGTGCTAAACTTTGATTCCGGTCCCTGGCAATTTTGTTTAACTCCTGTACCTGCTTCACTACTTCAGGGGTAATTTGATTTTTCTGTAGATGTCCGCTATCTAGTGCTGCTCGAGAATTTTCAGGTATACCATCAAGGTATTTATCGGTTAAGATCCCCTGTTGCAATGGAGAAAAAACAATGCTTCCAACACCAATTTGTTCAAGCGTATCTAAAAGTCCGTCTTTTTCCACCCAACGATCCATCATATTATAACGTGGCTGATGAATAAGAAACGGAGTTCCCATTTCTTTTAAAATAGCTGCAGCTTTCGCTGTTCTTTCGGCAGGATAATTAGATACCCCAACATATAAGGCTTTACCGCTGCGCACAATTTGATCTAAAGCACCCATTGTTTCTTCTAAAGGTGTTTCGGGATCCGGACGATGATGATAAAAAACATCTACATAATCCAATCCCATTCGTTGCAGGGACTGATCTAAACTTGCTATTAAATATTTCCTGGAACCAAAATTACCATAAGGGCCAGGCCACATATCATAGCCCGCTTTAGACGAAATGATAAGCTCATCCCTGTATTTTTTAAAATCTTCGGCAAAAATTTTCCCGAAGTTTTTTTCAGCAGTCCCATATGGAGGTCCGTAATTATTTGCCAGATCAAAATGGGTAATTCCGTTATCAAAGGCTGTTCTTAAAATAGCCCTCGATTTTTCAAAATCGTCTACATCCCCAAAGTTATGCCATAACCCCAACGAGATCATGGGTAGGTTAATCCCGCTTTTACCACAGCGGCGATATTTCATTTTGTCATATCGATTTTCCTTCGCGTTGTAATTTGTCATTTAATTCTTCATTTGCTTAGCAAGCTAATAATTTTTCTCAATTTAAAGAGAACAGTATAAGGAATTTAATCGATTTAACTCTGTCAATATTCGAATACGGAGGTAATAAAGTAAATTTTTCAGTGTAAATTTTTAGTTAATCCTAAGTTTATTTTAGGTAAAACCTATTTCTTTGCATAAAAATTTAAACGCATGAAGTTGAAAAACTTTATCTCAAAGTTTGTTGTTTGCAGCTTACCATTTATTTTAACTACTATTACCATACAAGCGCAGGAAGGAGATCCTGTTTTTAATACTGAATTTAATAATCCTGAGGCGAGCACCTGGGAAACCTTAAAAGGTGACGCCAAACTGATGTATGGCGGCTTAAAATATACTTATTCAAGACCTTTCCAATGGCAGGATGACGATATAGGATTGTTTTTGGGTGTTGCTATTGGTGCTACTGGTTTAAATTTAATGGATGAAGAAGCCTATCGTTTTTTTAGTCGGCAGGAAGAACATGTACCCGGAGTAATACAGGAATTTGGTTGGTACTTCGGTAGTCCCCAAAACAATTACGGTGTAACCGGAGCGATTTATCTAACCGGACTTCTCACAAAAAATCCAAAAATTAGACGAACAGGGATATTGATGATTTCAGCAGCCAGTGCTGCAGGATTAATACAAACCGTTTCTAAAAATATCGCTGGAAGAGCGCGGCCAGGTGATGGCAGGAGCCGACTATCTTTTAAACCATTTTCCAAAGAGGGAACTTATCATTCTTTTCCTTCCGGGCATACAATTTTATCGTTTACTACTTTTTATGCTTTAAGTAAACAGTTTGAAAATCCCTGGGTAAAAGCTGGCTTATATCTGGGAGGTATTGTTTCTCCCGTTTCCAGATTATGGCGTGGTGCCCACTGGTTAACCGATGTGGCCCTAAGCATGGCACTTACCATTGCAGTGGTCGATTCTGTTGATAAATACCTTGATCAGCAAACCTTAATGCGAAATAATCCAGAATTAAGGGAACAAACAAAAATAAGTTGGCATCTACAGATGGGTGCAGGTACAATAGGTGTTGTAGGAAGATTTTAGCTTTCGTACATTACTAAAAAATTTTAAATGAAAAAAGACTCCATTGCCATCGATATGGATGGCGTTATGGCTGATGTAGAAGCACATTTTCTTAGCTGGTTTAACAAAGAATATTTAACATCTTTAACTCACGAAGATTTAAAAGGTAAATCTGAATCTAAGGCTTTTCCGGTAAAAGGGATCATAAAAAAATACGCGAATACGCCCGGTTTTTTTGAAACCGTACCGGTGATGGAAGGCGCAGTTGAAGCGGTTAAAAAATTACAACAAACATATGATGTTTACGTAGTATCGGCCGCGATGGAATTTCCAAACAGTTTAATTGAAAAAAGGAACTGGCTTAAAAAACATTTTCCATTTATAGACTGGCGCAATATAATTTTATGCGGAAGTAAGCATATCATCAATACCGATTATATGATTGATGATCATCCTAAAAATTTAGATCCCTTTAAAGGAGAAACATTGTTATTTGAAGCTTTTCATAATATCAAAATCAAAAATCATTCAAGAGCTAAAAACTGGAATGATGTTTTAAACTATTTTGATGTTAATAGCTAATATCTCGTTATAAAATAGGTAAAATATACAATTTAAATTAAAATCTTACTTTATAAATAGAAACCAATACCTAAATCAATAACCATAGCATCATACCCATCATTGACTGCATTAATATCTCCATTTGATACATGTCGATATCCTAATCTGGTATCTATAAAAAATCGCTTTATATCATAGCTGAAACCAAAAGCCAAATTATCAGAAAAACCGATTCCTTCTTCCATTCTTTCTGTAGTTCTTTCAAAATACCCAGGACCAATACTGGCTAAAAGATAAAGGCTTGATTTCAGTCCTATATTCTTTCGAATAATCACTCCAAAGTTCATTATATATTCATTGAAAGTTTTAAAGGATTGCATTTCTTCAACTCTTTCAATTAAAGGGTGATGCCTGGATACAATATATCTATCACTGGTAAGTTGATGTTTAACCGTGTTTACTTCGGGTTGAAATATAAATTCGTAATCAAAAATATTACCTTCTTTTATTTTATAATAAATTTGAAATTTTCTTAATTGAAACTCATAAAAGTAATCGCCATCAGAAAATATAGGGTTGTCCACACTTCCAAAGCCATAATTAAAACCAATTTTATAAAACGTACCTTGATATTTTTCAGGCGGTTCCTGCCCAAATGAATGAATACGAAATAATAAAATTAGACCTGTAAAAAATATTTTAGGAATGTTCAAGAATAAATTTAAGATCAATTAAAAAGCTTCAATTAAAAGTTTTGCCGTAGCCGGGTTTGTTGCCAAAGGAATATTATGGACATCGCACAGTCTCATTAACATAAAAATGTCTGGTTCATGTGGATGTTTATCCATTGGATCTCTAAAAAATATAACCATATCCACTTTTCCTTCTGCAAGCCGACTTGCAATCTGGGCATCTCCTCCAAGTGGTCCAGACAATAGTTTTTCAACTTCAAAACCTGCGGTTTCAGCCTTGCTACCGGTTGTACCGGTAGAGATTAGCCGTATTTCTTTGGACTCTAAAACGTTACGATATTCATTAAGAAATTGTACCATTTCAGCCTTCTTTCCATTGTGGGCGATAATTGCTATTGTCTTCATTAAGTAGAAAGAATTTCTGAGATTCTAAGTAAATCTTTATTGATTTTTGGTTTTTCGTGAATTACATCATCTAAAGGACAGGTAATGATATCATCATCTTTTAAGCCCACCATTACGTTTTTCTGCCCATCCAATAAAAGCTCTACTGCTTTTACAGACATTCTGCTTGCCAGAACACGGTCAAAACAAGAAGGTATTCCTCCACGCTGAATATGTCCTAAAACCGTTACTTTTGCATCATAATAAGGCAGGTTTTCTTTTACATAATCTGCTAGTTGAAATACGTTTTTTCCAATTTTATCTCCTTCAGAAACTATTACAATACTAGAATTTTTTCCCGATCTTCTACTCTTTTCCAAAGAGTCTAACAATCGATCTAAACCTAAGTTTTCTTCAGGAATTAAAATTTCTTCCGCTCCTGCACCAATACCAGTATTTAATGCGATAAAACCTGCGTCGCGGCCCATAACTTCGATAAAGAATAAACGATCATGAGAGCTCGCTGTATCCCTAATTTTATCGATAGCTTCTACTACAGTATTTAGAGCGGTATCGTAACCAATGGTATGCGAAGTTCCGTAGATATCATTATCTATAGTTCCGGGAACTCCAATAACAGGAATATCATACTCGCGACTAAAAATCTGCCCCCCTGTAAAGGTTCCATCACCTCCAATAAGGATCAGGCCGTCTACTTGCTCTTTTTTTAGCACCTTATAAGCCTTCTCCCGTCCTTCTTTAGTTCTAAATTCTTTAGAGCGTGCACTCTTAAGAAAAGTACCTCCCAGATTAATTATATTTCGTACACTACGAGCATCAAGTTCTTCAAAATTTCCGTTTATAAGTCCGTTATATCCATTATAAAATCCATAACAGCTTATGTGATAATAGGAACACGCCCTAACAACAGCTCGAATAGCAGCATTCATACCCGGGGCATCTCCCCCGGAAGTAATCACTCCAATTCGTTTAATTTTCTTACTCATAGATGTTCAGTATTTAAAGCGTAAAATTACAAAGTATAGCTGAAAATAGTAAGCTAAACCACGATTAAATTAGGAATAATTGTTCATTTTTTACCACATTATTGTTCCCCGTCTTCTTTCGGGAAATTAATATAATCGGGAGCTAAAGATTTTTTTGACTCTATTTTCTCTTCTTTAGGCTTTTGCACATTTGCAGACTGTAACTCTTTATTGGTTATTTTTCGGATTAGTTCTTTAAACGTATCAAAATCTACCGAATAAGAAAGCCCTACACCCTGGGTAAATCCTATTTGCTCTCCTATAAACTGAATATTATTCTCTCGGTTAAACACCGTAGCTCTTAAGGAACCATCTTCGTTTAAGAGAAAATCAATCTCTAAATCCCCTACAATTACAGATTCTGTAGTGCCCCCTATTGGCACACCAACCTGACCATTAATTAAAACACGCTCACTAATTTGAGTGCTTAAGGTCAAGCCAAAACGATCTACCGTTTGTTGATCTGGTGTACGATCTCCCTGTACATAATTTACCCCTACCTGAAATTTACCGTCTTCATCGGCAAAAATATCATTAACGATACTTGAGGCTCGTTCTGCTAATGTTCCTGTAATTGCTGTTTGCCTTAAACCAAATTCACTATAAAATGCATTCTGAGTAACCAGGAATAACGCCTGAAGCTCTCTACTTGCCCTGTCATCCATACGATATTCTAACTCCGATCGTACCACCGAGCTGGCGGTGGGAAACTGAATATCAAAGTTAATCTCTGGCTGAATAACCTGTCCCTGTAAATTGATCACCACATCAACCGGGATTTTACGGTTTATCGATGGATTTTCAAGTAAAACAGCTGGATTGGCATTTAAAGAGTATATAGCGCTAACATCTAATTGCGCCCGTAGCGGATTTCCATCCCAGTTAATGCTCCCTCCAGATTTTACATTAAATACTTTTTGAACCAGTCCCGCATATTTAAAATTATAAACCCCTTCATAAACAATAAAGTCTCCCCACATATTAAATTTGCCATTGGTATTTATTTCCAATAACAGGTTTCCTGCACCACGCCCTCTTAAGGTACTTCCACTGGTTTGATCGATCACTACTTCTACTTCCGCATCTCTGGTCACATCTAAATCAAAAACCAACTCTATACCTTTTACCTCAGGAATTTCTATTTCCTGTCCAGCCGCACGAGCTGCTTTTTCTTCTGGTGTTAAAAAATGGATATAAGAATTATCACCCACCGATTCTTCATCACTAAGCGGAATTTTGAAAATGGTACCTTCCTCTGTAGTGGCATTAACTTCAATCTTCAACTGGTCTGTAGGTCCTTTAATACCGGCATCTCCGCTAATGAAAGCAGTTCCGTAATAAAGGGCATCTTCATCAGCTTCCGTATCCAGTACCAGTAATCGATCTGTAGTAATTCCCAAATCTAAAAACCATTCTGAAAAGTTTTTATGTGAAATCGTTCCATCCAGGACGCCCCTGGTTTTATATTTTGTATCCTGAATATCAATATTATCAAAGACAAATCTTTGCTGGGTAAGATTTATCTGAGCCTGATTTAGAAAATCTATATCTACATTTAGATAAGGGATGCTTAAACCGGCATTGTTCAGGATTAGACTACCGCCAAAATCGGGATTTTTATAATTTCCAGTCACCGTAGCCGATCCCGATGCAAAACCTCTAATATTACTTAACACATCCCCACCCAGCGGACTAAAAGCAGCCATGTTAAGTTTTTGAAGATCGATATCTAAATCAATCGTAGGTTGCCCGCCTTTAACATTAATATCTCCGGTAGCCGATAATGATTCTATTTCATCCTTTAGAAGACTTGCATTAACCGTATAGTTGGTTAAATTTTCATTCCCTGAAACATCTAATTGCATATTGCCCAAAAGAATGTTGTTAATCGCCAAAGAATCAATTACCATGGAGGTGTTAGGGTAATAAGCCCCTTTTTCCTGTAATACATCTAATTTTCCGTTCAATCGCCCTCCTATATCCAAACTATCAATTTCAGGGGTGATTTTATAAAGATCTACATTACTAAATTCCATTTGAAGATTTTTATAAGTCGAATCTCTAACCGCGCCACTTAACCTAATTTCCTCATTCCCGTGATTCATCACCAGCGAGTCGATTGTAATATCCCTAAAACTATTTTCGAAAACGAATTTGTTGTTTTTATTTCGGTCTTGATTAATATACCAGGTATTATTTTTAAAAGTAAGGTCACTGCGCTGAATCCCTACAACCGACTGGTTTTCTTTATTAATGGTATGAAATAAATTCAGGTTAAAAACGTCACGATCGAATTTGCCACCTTTAAATTCAGATCGAATAAATAAGGTGTCCCTTTGAGTTACGTTGATAAAACTGAACTCTGAAAAGTTATATGTCCCGGTGGCTACACTATCAGCCTCAAAATAAGTATTGTAGATTGGATTGGTGTTGTCTACCTGAAGATTTACTTCCTGGAACATATTATTAAACAAATCGATCCTTGGCGATCTGAAATTCAGTTTAAATTCAGATTCATCAGATTCAACACGGCCTCTTAAAAAGGTATTTGGAGATAGCGTTAGATCCGGATAAAAGACTTCGACGATCTTATTATAAATATCAAAATCAAATTCCATGTATTGATTATTGGTAATCACATTTGGCTCATAATTAGTATAAATAGAACCTATGGAATTTTGGAATAGCGCCTGTAATTCAGACAGCTTAAACCTCCCCTTCATTTGACCGCTAATCACATCGGGACTTTTCACTTCAATAGTCCGTACATCACCGGTAAAGCTCGATTTTATGCTAAAATCATCAAATCGATATAAATCCATTGGATTTTCGTAAGATGTATTCAATAATAAGATCTCCCCTACCGCATCATCGATACTGGTACCTTCCATATTCATAATCACATCCCCCTTAAAAATAGAGATGGTATCACGATTAATAATATTCATTTTATAAAGATCAGCATAGCCTACAGAAGCTTCAAAGTCATAATTATTAATTTCGGTAGAAAGATCGGCCAAACCATTAAACTCCATTCTAAGGTTGGGATCGTTAATGGCCAGGTTCCCATTAAAAACAGGTGCTCGCATGTTACCAATCACGCGAATATTGGTGTATTTATATCCTTTAAAGCCCAGTTTTGAAATCTGCCCCCTTAATTGCGTATTTAGATTTTCAGCGGTAAAACCGGTTCCTTTAATGTCTAAATTGAAAGAAGTTTTGCCCACCTGTTTATTTTCGATCAGGCGGCCAATATTAAAATCCTTAACCTTTAGGTTCCCTGAGTAGCCAGCATTATCGCCATCATTTAAATTACTGAAGGTAAGGGCCGCCTTGGCACTTCCAAGCTGTGAATTAATATCTACATTCATAGCCACAGAAGAACTGGTGATCGTGGTATTTCCTATCACCCTAACGCTGCCAAAGGTGCTTAATTGCTGCGGAAGTTTACCCTGTAAAATTCCCGGTAAGAAGTTCACAAGATCATAATAGTTGGATGAAAAATTACGTAATGTACCGCTTAACTGAAAATCCTGAGGTTCCCCGGTAAACGCGCCTTTAAGCTTAAGGTCCCCATAAAGAGCACTGCGATCCAGACCAAAAAGCTGAACATCGTTTAATTGAAGATCATTTAAAGTTCCGCTTAATTCACTACTTAAATTGAGTTTTTCATCTTTTCCGAAGGCATCATAAAACACCCCCAGATCTGTAGAAGAAATCTGTGATTCTTTAAATGCAGCATTAATTTGTACCTTATTGAAGAAATCGCCAAAATCGCCTTCCTGGTAGTTTAAATGAATATCAGCATAAATTTCTGAATTATTTGTAATAATCTCCAGACTATCCAACCGCATATCGGTAGGATTATAAAGAAAATCTGTGCTTAAACGGTTAATTTGCATTCCCCGCTTATCATGGGCCCTAATCAACTTAATAGCTGCTCTTATCTCTGGTCCTTCCACGATAAAATCATCCGCATTAATCCCTAATTCGTCAAATTTGATAATTTCGGGATATTTATTGTTTTCATCGATAAAGCTGTATTTCCCATCTAAAACCTGGAGATTGGAAACACTTAAAGTAAAAGGCTTACTGCTGGCAGTGGAATCTGAGCTTAATTTACTTATAAAAATGCCCATATTATCTAAATCTTCCCCTTCGTAGCGATGCATACGCATTTTAAATTGCTGTAAGGTAGTTTTCCCAAGATTGGGAGAGTTATTGATAATATTTCCCAGACTTAAAATAGAGGTTCTTAGCTCTTTGGTGTAAATTAAAGTGTCCTGATGATGGTCTTCAATAAAGATCTCATTGATCTTCACATCTCCAAAATAGCTTAAGGATACGCGGCCAATTTCTATATTCACATCGTTGTTTTCCCTTAAGGTTCTGGTAAGTTTCCCGGCCAAGGAAGTCTGTACGGCAGGGATAGAAAAAACAATAAGTAGCAGGATAAACAACAAAAGCAATCCTACCAATGTTCTAGTTAATATTTTCCA from Zunongwangia profunda SM-A87 harbors:
- a CDS encoding N-acetylmuramoyl-L-alanine amidase family protein, with protein sequence MRTNVLYLLVLSFFLVFNQQLFAAEKPVPTDPFVVVLDAGHGGKDPGNVGNGYREKDIALSIVLKVGKELERRGIKVVYTRNTDVFIPLMERGQIANDAEADLFVSVHCNSHSSQASGTETFVLGLNRNETNFEVAKRENSVIYMEEDYKVTYNGFDPNSPESFIGMTLMQEEYLNQSILLADLIQKKFTNDLQRKNRGVKEGALIVLHQTYMPSVLVEVGFLTNDSEGAFLNSVAGQNKMANAIVDGILGYGNQINLSAIESINQSHPKVPKSASGVSIDGKPADYYEGIIFSVQLAAGAKKLETKSYNFKGLNDVFRKKEGKLYKYYLGETSSYLDIQKVHQKAINKGYRNSYIVAFKNGEKITVNEALKTNLN
- a CDS encoding putative LPS assembly protein LptD, which gives rise to MFLQAQELEQNQSIRIDLKKDSLVMVSNLPLAEMVRTQDSILGLFERDTLKQPRQNRMITDVVTYKATDYMRLSNREKKMYLYNEAQVIYQDMTIDAGYIIIDNERNEVYAYGITDSTGTYTQTPVFTQGGKTVEPDSIRFNFDTERALVYNSRTQEASFNVKGQVTKRENDSVYFMKNVRFTTSENVDDPEYYFYARKIKFVPDKKIVSGLVNMYIADIPTPLGLPFGYFPLTEERTSGFIIPSFGDSQQGYFLQNGGYYFALSDYADLLAVGDYYTNGSYAMRLESSYTKRYKFRGNFSFRYERQYNSERGFPDFSESSVYNIRWSHSQDSKASPSSRFSASVNLGSSNYYQQSVNQSNTANFLNNTLSSSVSYSKTFETTPGINFSLTATHSQNTNTGEINMTLPTLQASIDRIYPFAPAGGSKRGIIQNINLQYNLRAENRFKTTDELFFQPEMFQDAILGAQHSIPLATNFKILKYFSVSASTNFEENWVFKTYEKSFDQATNAVVTDTISGFDAYRTYNFNTSIGTTLYGRKDFSKDSKIQAIRHVMRPSISYGINPAFDQYYDTYERTSLTDGVTELVEYSRFTGTLYGAPNQNYSSSIGLSISNTLEAKVRDKDSTATEPKKIKLLNNFSLSTSYNLAADSVKLAPISVRGGIPIIQNKLDINFTGNLDPYALNNSNQRIDKLNIANGGSLFRLTNANVSFGYSFSSKDFSDKDNENEDEIENESYRNGGRKDDLFGKNTDLDGNLYEDEDPFEGKEDKKNKEWYNYKIPWDIRLSYTMTYSNQRRQSEITSHSIMFSGDVELSPKWAVGASSGFDIRERGFTYTQFRFQRDLDSWRMSFSWVPFSARRSWNFFIGIKASMLSDIKYDKRRQPTRAIGRN
- a CDS encoding RidA family protein translates to MKKEVIKTDKAPAPIGPYNQAVKTGNMVFISGQIAINPSSGELETGDLETETKLVMENLKAILAEANCTFENVIKTSIFISDMNNFGKINEIYGTYFRADTAPARETVEVANLPKFVNVEISAIAVID
- the mgrA gene encoding L-glyceraldehyde 3-phosphate reductase; protein product: MTNYNAKENRYDKMKYRRCGKSGINLPMISLGLWHNFGDVDDFEKSRAILRTAFDNGITHFDLANNYGPPYGTAEKNFGKIFAEDFKKYRDELIISSKAGYDMWPGPYGNFGSRKYLIASLDQSLQRMGLDYVDVFYHHRPDPETPLEETMGALDQIVRSGKALYVGVSNYPAERTAKAAAILKEMGTPFLIHQPRYNMMDRWVEKDGLLDTLEQIGVGSIVFSPLQQGILTDKYLDGIPENSRAALDSGHLQKNQITPEVVKQVQELNKIARDRNQSLAQMAVAWLLKDERVTSVLVGVSKVKQLEDNIAALDHLEFSSAELEKIESILRK
- a CDS encoding phosphatase PAP2 family protein, which codes for MKLKNFISKFVVCSLPFILTTITIQAQEGDPVFNTEFNNPEASTWETLKGDAKLMYGGLKYTYSRPFQWQDDDIGLFLGVAIGATGLNLMDEEAYRFFSRQEEHVPGVIQEFGWYFGSPQNNYGVTGAIYLTGLLTKNPKIRRTGILMISAASAAGLIQTVSKNIAGRARPGDGRSRLSFKPFSKEGTYHSFPSGHTILSFTTFYALSKQFENPWVKAGLYLGGIVSPVSRLWRGAHWLTDVALSMALTIAVVDSVDKYLDQQTLMRNNPELREQTKISWHLQMGAGTIGVVGRF
- a CDS encoding 5' nucleotidase, NT5C type, producing MKKDSIAIDMDGVMADVEAHFLSWFNKEYLTSLTHEDLKGKSESKAFPVKGIIKKYANTPGFFETVPVMEGAVEAVKKLQQTYDVYVVSAAMEFPNSLIEKRNWLKKHFPFIDWRNIILCGSKHIINTDYMIDDHPKNLDPFKGETLLFEAFHNIKIKNHSRAKNWNDVLNYFDVNS
- a CDS encoding acyloxyacyl hydrolase is translated as MNIPKIFFTGLILLFRIHSFGQEPPEKYQGTFYKIGFNYGFGSVDNPIFSDGDYFYEFQLRKFQIYYKIKEGNIFDYEFIFQPEVNTVKHQLTSDRYIVSRHHPLIERVEEMQSFKTFNEYIMNFGVIIRKNIGLKSSLYLLASIGPGYFERTTERMEEGIGFSDNLAFGFSYDIKRFFIDTRLGYRHVSNGDINAVNDGYDAMVIDLGIGFYL